The proteins below are encoded in one region of Cololabis saira isolate AMF1-May2022 chromosome 21, fColSai1.1, whole genome shotgun sequence:
- the cdc42ep4a gene encoding cdc42 effector protein 4a, with the protein MPILKQLVSSSQTKRRSRLDLTREMISAPLGDFRHTMHVGRSGDAFGDTSFLSTRSGEPSPETTSFPRSPRPGLLSRTFRSSKRSQSVTRVDQQRDNSPVAPGGSPKFVKNAMSLPFLNNEDRGDGMVAKSLSSSPFKQFEELDGGASAAMHFLELQEKNFGELTELPDNGVRCGGGMKHAESVMSFHVDLGPSMLNDILGVMEKEDDDLGYEEGKSSEGRASPPISTHDEKEDGEETGKQDGGDEEMQMDKDAAELQQQTSTHPAGSIDLRSDDGGPYTPEYTPEIRPKHLQHLDSCSMSSSGSAALDEKPNSQNYAGDTDSATFSAPPEEESNFSSFLEDDDDEEIHV; encoded by the coding sequence ATGCCCATCTTAAAACAGCTGGTGTCGTCCTCCCAGACGAAGCGCCGCTCCCGATTGGACCTGACGAGGGAGATGATCAGCGCTCCCCTAGGTGACTTCCGCCACACCATGCACGTGGGCCGCAGCGGAGACGCGTTTGGGGACACGTCATTTCTCAGCACGCGCTCAGGAGAGCCTTCCCCGGAGACCACATCATTCCCACGCTCTCCGCGGCCCGGCCTCCTGTCTCGCACCTTCAGGAGCAGCAAGCGCTCCCAGTCGGTGaccagagtggaccagcagaggGACAACAGCCCCGTGGCCCCGGGGGGCTCGCCCAAATTTGTTAAGAACGCCATGTCTCTGCCTTTTCTCAACAATGAAGACCGAGGGGACGGCATGGTGGCAAAGAGTTTATCTTCAAGTCCCTTTAAGCAGTTTGAGGAGCTGGACGGAGGAGCGTCTGCCGCCATGCACTTCCTCGAGTTGCAGGAAAAAAACTTTGGAGAACTGACGGAGCTGCCGGATAACGGCGTTCGCTGCGGAGGCGGAATGAAACACGCCGAGTCCGTCATGTCGTTTCACGTCGACCTGGGACCGTCCATGTTGAACGACATCCTAGGGGTGATGGAAAAGGAGGATGACGACCTCGGCTACGAGGAGGGCAAGAGCAGCGAGGGCCGTGCGTCGCCGCCCATCAGCACCCACGATGAGAAGGAGGATGGCGAGGAGACGGGAAAACAGGACGGTGGGGATGAGGAGATGCAGATGGACAAAGATGCGgcggagctgcagcagcagacctCCACGCATCCAGCCGGCTCCATCGATCTGAGGTCGGACGATGGGGGGCCGTACACCCCCGAGTACACTCCCGAGATCCGACCCAAGCACCTGCAGCACCTAGACAGCTGCTCCATGTCGAGCTCGGGCTCCGCTGCGCTGGACGAGAAACCCAACAGCCAGAACTACGCAGGAGACACGGACAGCGCCACGTTCAGTGCACCGCCAGAGGAGGAGAGCAACTTCTCCTCTTTTTTGGAAGATGACGATGACGAAGAGATCCATGTATGA